One part of the Bdellovibrio sp. KM01 genome encodes these proteins:
- a CDS encoding sensor histidine kinase KdpD — translation MKMPEVSPLIGNWLFSSVVEDDALTRSYKYRLLVIITVLTGMLMWMYSFLAIFLVTSKDLAIIGFVCSAIHALCPVLYKTTRSMVFSVYTMVTAGMVFQFAFSFYTGGFYSPTLIWFAVLPMIVGILTNKTHALAWIFICVVDFMMMFFLQTSRLVPASQLTADGRVVAQFMVGLGLIGLVGGFTLFFIELGYFYHNKISAKNMQIRQLFRAITHDILNPLASVDFTQSRVIKRYPDLEAELNHSRKVIANIRQTVENARYFDAADSGRVVLNILPVSVGNLLDSVGALFDERLREKNLILEVDPEIRNVHVLGDEISLRTQVVNNAISNAIKFSPPGAKIEVSGVSHGSEFELIIRDHGVGIPPERILQWESVGGLASTLGTWGEKGTGFGLLLMKHYLDKAHGRLQVHSVCSHIDPKNKGTRISLFLKKAPAIS, via the coding sequence ATGAAAATGCCTGAGGTGAGTCCTTTAATTGGTAACTGGTTGTTTTCCTCGGTGGTTGAGGATGATGCTCTGACGAGATCTTACAAGTATCGTCTTTTGGTTATCATCACGGTTCTTACGGGAATGCTAATGTGGATGTATAGCTTCTTAGCTATCTTCCTGGTTACAAGCAAAGACCTCGCTATCATCGGCTTTGTCTGCTCCGCCATACATGCATTGTGTCCTGTCCTTTATAAGACCACACGTTCGATGGTTTTTTCTGTTTACACCATGGTCACGGCGGGAATGGTCTTCCAATTTGCTTTCTCTTTTTACACGGGTGGATTTTATTCGCCGACCTTGATTTGGTTTGCGGTGTTGCCAATGATCGTGGGCATTTTGACCAATAAAACCCATGCTCTGGCGTGGATCTTTATTTGTGTCGTGGATTTCATGATGATGTTCTTTTTGCAGACGAGTCGTCTGGTTCCAGCAAGTCAGCTAACGGCCGACGGCCGAGTTGTCGCTCAGTTCATGGTGGGCCTGGGGTTGATCGGTTTGGTTGGTGGTTTTACTTTGTTCTTCATTGAACTCGGTTATTTTTATCACAATAAAATCTCGGCTAAAAACATGCAGATTCGTCAGTTGTTTCGCGCGATCACTCACGATATTTTGAATCCTTTGGCTTCCGTCGACTTTACCCAAAGTCGCGTGATCAAGCGGTATCCGGATTTGGAAGCCGAGTTGAATCACTCAAGAAAAGTGATCGCGAATATTCGTCAGACCGTGGAAAATGCGCGCTATTTTGATGCGGCGGATTCGGGCCGTGTGGTTTTAAATATTCTTCCGGTTTCAGTTGGAAATCTTTTAGATTCGGTGGGGGCCTTGTTCGACGAGCGTTTGCGGGAAAAAAATCTGATCCTTGAAGTGGATCCTGAGATTCGCAATGTTCATGTGTTGGGTGATGAAATCAGTTTAAGAACACAGGTCGTGAATAACGCCATTTCTAACGCGATCAAGTTTAGTCCGCCAGGCGCCAAGATCGAAGTCAGCGGTGTTTCCCATGGCAGTGAGTTTGAACTTATCATTCGTGATCACGGGGTGGGAATTCCGCCTGAACGGATTCTGCAATGGGAGAGTGTTGGGGGCTTGGCGTCCACATTAGGTACATGGGGTGAAAAGGGCACAGGATTTGGACTTTTACTCATGAAGCACTATCTCGATAAGGCACACGGGCGTCTTCAAGTTCACAGCGTCTGCAGTCATATCGATCCTAAGAACAAAGGGACGCGTATTAGCCTTTTCCTTAAGAAGGCTCCGGCAATCAGTTGA
- the lptB gene encoding LPS export ABC transporter ATP-binding protein — protein sequence MSILTIKEISKSFKKRKVVDGASFSVESGQVVGLLGPNGAGKTTSFYMVVGIVQPDKGTIHLDEDDITKEPMYKRARVGLSYLAQEPSIFRKLTVAENITVALEAHGFSGAQRAERLELLISELRVGHIRDSYGYALSGGERRRVEIARALAGEPKFLLLDEPFAGIDPIAVGDIQNIIRELKAKGIGVLITDHNVRETLGICDYAYILKDGAIQVSGSADEITNSELARKFYLGENFRL from the coding sequence ATGAGCATCCTGACCATCAAAGAAATTTCCAAGAGTTTCAAAAAGCGTAAAGTCGTTGATGGTGCTTCATTCTCCGTCGAATCCGGCCAAGTCGTGGGACTATTAGGACCCAATGGTGCGGGTAAAACGACATCATTCTATATGGTGGTGGGAATCGTTCAGCCTGATAAAGGCACCATCCATTTGGATGAAGATGATATCACTAAAGAGCCGATGTATAAGCGTGCTCGCGTGGGACTAAGCTATTTGGCTCAGGAACCCAGTATATTTCGTAAACTCACAGTGGCCGAGAACATCACCGTGGCCTTGGAGGCGCACGGCTTCAGCGGCGCCCAAAGAGCTGAGCGCCTGGAATTGTTGATTTCTGAACTTCGCGTGGGTCATATCCGCGACAGTTATGGTTACGCTTTATCAGGTGGTGAGCGCCGCCGTGTGGAAATTGCCCGTGCACTAGCGGGTGAACCCAAGTTTCTTCTGCTGGACGAACCCTTTGCAGGGATTGACCCGATTGCGGTCGGTGACATCCAGAATATCATCCGCGAACTTAAGGCCAAAGGTATAGGAGTTCTCATTACGGATCATAACGTTCGTGAGACTTTGGGCATTTGCGATTATGCTTATATACTGAAGGACGGGGCGATTCAGGTTAGCGGAAGTGCTGACGAAATCACGAATTCTGAATTGGCTCGTAAATTCTATCTCGGTGAAAATTTTAGGTTGTAA
- a CDS encoding 5'-nucleosidase: protein MALPHESQNVFESENISVHYTGIGKVNAALTAMDVIHKTKCKVIINLGTAGSSKFKTHELIEVSSFVQRDMDITPLGFKVGETPFDPIPGSIDLIPYFSELPHGVCSTGDNFETGTPKLPCDLVDMEGYAIAKVCRKMGVQLISLKYVTDGADHNAHNDWAANLLPGAKKLLLFYKRMVASDDNAPA from the coding sequence ATGGCTCTTCCCCATGAATCTCAGAATGTTTTCGAAAGCGAAAATATTTCCGTTCACTATACCGGTATAGGTAAAGTAAATGCCGCTCTGACGGCCATGGATGTGATTCACAAAACCAAATGTAAAGTGATCATCAATCTGGGCACGGCGGGGAGTTCTAAATTTAAAACTCACGAACTGATTGAAGTGTCCTCGTTCGTTCAAAGAGATATGGATATCACGCCGTTGGGCTTCAAAGTGGGGGAGACTCCCTTTGATCCGATTCCGGGCTCTATTGATTTGATTCCTTATTTCAGTGAGCTCCCTCATGGGGTTTGCAGCACGGGCGATAACTTTGAAACAGGCACGCCCAAGCTTCCTTGTGATCTTGTGGACATGGAAGGATATGCGATCGCTAAAGTCTGTCGCAAAATGGGCGTGCAATTGATCTCGCTTAAATACGTCACCGATGGGGCGGATCATAATGCGCACAATGATTGGGCCGCCAATCTCCTCCCGGGTGCGAAGAAATTATTGCTTTTTTATAAGAGAATGGTCGCTTCTGACGACAATGCTCCAGCTTAA
- the rpoN gene encoding RNA polymerase factor sigma-54: MALRQTMNLSQSLVITPQLQQAIKLLQMSRMELESAVRSELEENPILEEAEQLKEEDLQRTKEAADEVAGEGSVESTNDQISQDPQKQDEFEWESYIEQNQKPPQSGMSGSEEIMNYENVITASQTLHDHLYWQVKMNGFSEEEERAADAIIGAIDDDGYFKVPIEQIAEEEKIDKDLLEDTLTLIHEFDPPGVGARDLKECLLIQAKHLEEDTHDLVNLINNHLKDLEKKNYEAIAKALGRDIEDVVDMCKIIYAMDPKPGRAFVASDTHYVTPDVYVYKVGDDYVVSLNEDGLPRLKISNFYKNMLKTGKTTGDKTQDYIQEKLRSAVWLIKSIHQRQRTIYKVAESIVKHQRDFFEKGSEHLKPMVLRDIANDIGMHESTVSRVTTSKYVHTPQGIYELKYFFNSGISSSDGDSLASESVKVKIKDLVSKEDPKNPLSDQKIVDMLKVDGIQIARRTVAKYRDVLKILPSSQRKKYF, from the coding sequence ATGGCTCTTCGACAGACCATGAACCTGAGTCAATCTCTGGTCATTACTCCACAACTGCAACAAGCTATTAAACTGTTGCAGATGTCGCGTATGGAACTGGAGTCGGCGGTTCGTTCAGAGCTGGAAGAAAACCCGATTCTAGAAGAAGCAGAACAGCTTAAAGAGGAAGATCTACAGCGCACTAAAGAAGCCGCGGACGAAGTTGCCGGTGAAGGCTCTGTGGAGTCCACCAACGATCAAATTTCTCAAGACCCACAAAAACAAGATGAGTTTGAGTGGGAATCTTATATAGAGCAAAACCAAAAACCTCCTCAGTCCGGCATGTCTGGTTCTGAAGAGATCATGAACTATGAAAACGTCATCACCGCGTCTCAGACGTTGCACGATCATCTCTACTGGCAAGTTAAGATGAACGGCTTTTCTGAAGAGGAAGAGCGCGCAGCAGATGCGATTATCGGCGCGATCGATGATGATGGTTATTTCAAAGTTCCTATTGAGCAAATCGCAGAAGAAGAAAAGATCGATAAGGATCTTTTGGAAGACACTCTGACTTTGATTCACGAATTCGATCCCCCAGGTGTGGGTGCGCGTGATTTGAAAGAGTGCCTGTTGATCCAAGCCAAACACTTGGAAGAAGACACTCACGATTTGGTCAACCTGATCAATAATCACTTAAAAGATCTGGAAAAGAAAAATTACGAGGCCATTGCGAAAGCTTTGGGTCGTGATATCGAAGATGTTGTCGACATGTGTAAGATCATCTATGCGATGGATCCTAAACCAGGTCGCGCTTTCGTTGCCAGTGACACTCATTACGTCACTCCAGACGTTTACGTTTACAAAGTCGGCGATGATTACGTGGTGTCTTTGAATGAAGACGGTTTGCCACGTTTGAAGATTTCAAACTTTTATAAAAACATGCTGAAAACGGGCAAAACAACAGGCGACAAAACTCAGGATTATATCCAGGAAAAATTGCGCTCTGCTGTTTGGTTGATCAAGTCTATTCACCAAAGACAAAGAACAATCTATAAAGTGGCGGAGTCGATCGTAAAGCATCAACGAGACTTCTTTGAAAAAGGTTCTGAGCATTTGAAACCGATGGTTTTGCGCGATATCGCAAATGACATCGGCATGCATGAATCCACGGTCAGCCGTGTGACGACGTCCAAGTACGTTCACACTCCGCAAGGTATCTATGAGTTGAAATACTTCTTCAATTCAGGGATCAGTTCAAGCGACGGTGACTCTTTGGCAAGTGAATCAGTCAAAGTGAAAATCAAAGACTTGGTTTCCAAAGAAGATCCTAAGAACCCGCTGTCCGACCAAAAGATCGTGGATATGTTAAAGGTCGACGGAATCCAAATCGCACGAAGAACGGTCGCAAAATATCGCGACGTACTCAAAATTCTTCCGTCTTCGCAAAGGAAGAAGTACTTCTAG
- the hpf gene encoding ribosome hibernation-promoting factor, HPF/YfiA family — MKLNTTFKHLDHSDSLVEYTEQRMEEIGQFLLRDGYGAVYFSKTKNEFCVEISVNTREKYFKASSFSVDVYAAVDSCVEKLEKQFLKTAKMFKDHKKPELSKEGRLNQMLRVRKAA, encoded by the coding sequence ATGAAATTGAACACAACCTTTAAGCATCTTGATCACTCCGATTCACTTGTTGAGTATACGGAACAGCGTATGGAAGAAATCGGACAGTTTCTGCTTAGGGATGGGTACGGGGCCGTTTATTTTAGTAAAACCAAGAACGAATTCTGTGTGGAGATCTCGGTAAACACCCGAGAAAAATATTTTAAAGCGTCGTCATTTAGTGTGGACGTATATGCCGCCGTGGACTCGTGCGTGGAAAAGCTTGAAAAGCAATTCCTGAAAACCGCTAAGATGTTCAAGGACCATAAAAAACCTGAGCTTTCCAAGGAAGGCCGTCTGAATCAGATGCTGCGCGTGCGTAAAGCCGCTTAA
- a CDS encoding AgmX/PglI C-terminal domain-containing protein — MRSPLIFRIFKDNQLVGVKQFDQDQIVIGHSEEVHVDLDGDGVSPIHCLLERRDAGYYICDLGSSTGTFKNGQAVLDESIASGDEVTVGPFKIVFFLGVPKPKGPPPGEEKLEDAAVAVPPVAPPAAAPVAPPPPVQDVTLTSIPAAAAPTPPPAEPVVQKAEPVAPPPPAADKKEEVKVSIPTEVPKIDEKAPPVAAVVTPVVAAPVAATPAATTPAAAPTRPEIRAGKVSFKKEKKVKTFAPASEIQDLKTYLKPGKGPTVQVIVAWKERILNTYNFKGNQSVHVNLGEDKPNSIALPEGIMPRGFQILDMAGGLKVNTAADMKIEMVGATGLVSIEDLEKNGRAQRAGGGYSVRVDQNEMLCLALPGGNIHLYVRFVPQAPVVPITSVMLSGSELTGLVMSLVIVGLLALYISATTPDWQENKQEEVQRIAQVIFDKKPTPPPAPTPKPPEPSPTPVQQPTPTPTPKKVVVNDKDKAAQEKKPENKPQLSQKASTAAKASEVAPKETKDKRKTFTSTRQGGAVKMGETASANAQSKNKDLSKVGLFGAFGGGGNRKNLDQAYSGQGEVLGMADKATGTSGFNENRAGDDLGSKFKDSGAGGKGTATQGIAGIGTKGRGSGQSAYGASEGFGSKSQVAIEGGGMEESFDGTIDKEAIRRVIRAKLHEVKSCYERALNTKAKGTRLEGKVILGWEIVAQGQARNVKVKSSTLGDKGVENCIRDRLASWTFPEPPAGLVAVIEAYPFVLNQQ, encoded by the coding sequence TTGAGATCGCCGTTAATATTCAGAATCTTTAAAGATAACCAACTTGTTGGAGTGAAACAGTTCGATCAAGATCAGATCGTAATTGGTCACTCTGAAGAAGTTCACGTCGACCTTGATGGTGATGGAGTATCGCCAATTCACTGTCTTTTAGAAAGACGGGACGCTGGCTATTACATCTGTGACTTGGGTTCTTCAACAGGCACATTCAAAAACGGCCAGGCTGTTCTGGATGAAAGCATCGCTTCTGGTGATGAAGTGACTGTAGGTCCATTTAAAATCGTGTTTTTCTTGGGCGTGCCGAAACCTAAAGGTCCTCCTCCGGGTGAAGAGAAATTGGAAGATGCAGCAGTTGCTGTGCCTCCGGTAGCTCCTCCAGCAGCAGCACCAGTTGCGCCACCGCCGCCAGTTCAGGACGTAACTTTGACTTCGATTCCAGCAGCAGCGGCGCCAACGCCTCCTCCTGCGGAACCTGTTGTGCAAAAAGCAGAGCCGGTTGCTCCGCCACCGCCAGCAGCAGACAAGAAAGAGGAAGTAAAAGTATCGATTCCAACGGAAGTCCCTAAGATCGATGAAAAAGCTCCTCCGGTTGCTGCGGTTGTGACTCCTGTCGTAGCGGCTCCAGTGGCAGCGACACCTGCTGCGACGACACCTGCGGCAGCGCCGACTCGTCCAGAGATTCGTGCTGGCAAAGTTTCATTTAAAAAGGAAAAGAAAGTTAAGACTTTCGCTCCTGCAAGTGAAATTCAAGATTTGAAAACATATCTGAAGCCTGGAAAAGGTCCGACTGTTCAAGTGATCGTTGCGTGGAAAGAACGCATCCTGAACACGTACAATTTCAAAGGCAATCAATCCGTTCATGTGAACCTGGGTGAAGACAAGCCAAACAGCATCGCTCTTCCAGAAGGAATCATGCCAAGAGGCTTCCAAATTCTGGATATGGCTGGCGGCTTGAAAGTAAACACTGCTGCTGACATGAAGATTGAAATGGTCGGCGCCACAGGTTTGGTGTCTATCGAAGATCTTGAGAAAAACGGTCGCGCGCAAAGAGCGGGTGGCGGTTATTCTGTACGTGTTGATCAAAATGAAATGCTTTGCCTGGCTTTACCTGGTGGCAACATTCATTTGTACGTTCGTTTCGTTCCGCAAGCTCCAGTTGTACCAATTACTTCTGTGATGCTTTCAGGTTCTGAATTGACGGGCTTGGTGATGTCTTTGGTGATCGTGGGTTTGCTTGCATTGTACATCTCTGCAACAACTCCAGACTGGCAGGAAAACAAGCAGGAAGAGGTTCAGCGTATTGCGCAGGTTATCTTTGATAAGAAACCAACACCTCCGCCAGCTCCAACGCCGAAACCACCAGAGCCATCTCCCACTCCGGTACAGCAGCCTACTCCGACACCAACTCCTAAGAAAGTTGTCGTGAACGATAAGGACAAAGCAGCTCAAGAGAAAAAACCTGAGAACAAACCTCAGCTTTCTCAAAAAGCTTCCACTGCCGCTAAAGCAAGTGAAGTGGCTCCTAAGGAAACCAAAGACAAGAGAAAGACTTTCACATCAACTCGTCAAGGTGGCGCAGTTAAGATGGGTGAGACTGCCAGTGCGAACGCGCAGTCAAAAAACAAAGACCTTTCTAAAGTCGGATTGTTTGGTGCTTTCGGTGGTGGCGGTAATAGAAAGAATCTTGACCAGGCATATTCTGGTCAGGGCGAAGTTTTGGGTATGGCCGACAAAGCGACGGGAACTTCTGGTTTCAATGAAAACAGAGCCGGTGATGATTTAGGTTCAAAATTCAAAGACTCAGGTGCGGGCGGTAAAGGTACAGCGACACAAGGTATCGCGGGTATCGGAACCAAAGGTCGTGGGTCAGGCCAATCCGCTTACGGTGCTTCTGAAGGTTTCGGTTCGAAATCTCAGGTCGCAATCGAAGGTGGTGGTATGGAAGAATCTTTCGACGGGACTATCGACAAAGAAGCTATTCGTCGTGTGATCCGTGCGAAACTTCATGAGGTTAAGAGCTGTTACGAAAGAGCTTTGAACACGAAAGCCAAAGGCACTCGTCTAGAGGGTAAAGTTATCCTCGGGTGGGAAATCGTGGCGCAAGGTCAGGCTCGCAATGTGAAAGTGAAGAGTTCGACACTTGGAGATAAAGGTGTTGAAAACTGTATCAGAGATCGTTTGGCAAGTTGGACATTCCCGGAACCTCCAGCAGGTCTCGTGGCAGTGATCGAAGCTTATCCATTCGTTCTGAACCAACAATAG
- a CDS encoding MotA/TolQ/ExbB proton channel family protein — protein MNPTDAAAAATQAATQAAVQVATTDNMNFLQRAFSEGGIVMYIIAAIAIMSIIVIVDRIMKLKNLNVDKKEFTDQIFRMVVAGDLRQAISYCDARPAALTNTVKAGLVQAMNKRPDEEIQVAMDAAVMREMPKVEGWVSFLAVFGNIAVLAGLLGTIIGMIGSFRAVAVADPATKSIELSKGISHALNCTAFGLLVSIVCIVAYGLFQHRIQKTENEVVETSMSLLNLVVANREKIRD, from the coding sequence GTGAACCCAACAGACGCAGCAGCAGCAGCAACCCAGGCAGCAACTCAAGCAGCAGTGCAAGTTGCAACGACAGATAACATGAATTTCCTACAACGCGCATTCTCTGAGGGCGGTATCGTGATGTACATCATCGCGGCGATCGCAATCATGTCGATTATCGTGATCGTAGACAGAATCATGAAACTTAAAAATTTGAATGTGGACAAAAAGGAATTCACAGATCAAATCTTCCGCATGGTTGTAGCTGGTGATCTTCGCCAAGCTATTTCTTATTGCGATGCTCGCCCAGCAGCTTTGACGAACACAGTTAAAGCCGGTCTTGTGCAAGCAATGAACAAACGCCCGGATGAAGAAATTCAAGTGGCGATGGATGCGGCAGTTATGAGAGAGATGCCAAAAGTTGAAGGTTGGGTTTCCTTCCTTGCAGTTTTCGGTAACATCGCGGTACTTGCGGGTCTACTTGGTACGATCATCGGTATGATCGGTTCCTTCCGTGCAGTTGCGGTGGCGGATCCAGCGACTAAATCTATCGAACTTTCAAAAGGTATCTCGCATGCCTTGAATTGTACGGCGTTCGGTCTTTTGGTTTCTATCGTTTGTATCGTGGCTTACGGTTTGTTCCAACATCGTATCCAAAAAACAGAGAACGAAGTTGTTGAGACAAGCATGAGTCTTTTGAATCTGGTTGTAGCTAACAGAGAAAAGATCAGAGATTAA
- a CDS encoding adenine phosphoribosyltransferase: MDLKKLIRDVPDFPKEGILFRDMSPLLQNPDALSFVSKNLVSGVDLSKVQYFAGIESRGFILASHMAAVHGKGFLPIRKAGKLPPPTKRISYALEYGTAEIELPVGGGNIMIVDDVLATGGTLQAAIDLSSLAGYTVQAVAVLVNLTFLNQMKFNGKEVYSLVQY, from the coding sequence ATGGATTTAAAAAAGCTGATTCGAGATGTTCCTGATTTTCCTAAAGAAGGTATTCTTTTTCGGGATATGTCTCCGCTTTTGCAGAATCCGGATGCTTTGAGCTTTGTTTCTAAGAATTTGGTTTCTGGTGTGGATCTTTCTAAGGTTCAATATTTTGCTGGGATTGAGTCGCGTGGGTTTATTTTGGCGTCGCATATGGCGGCTGTTCACGGAAAAGGCTTTTTGCCGATTCGTAAAGCTGGCAAACTGCCTCCTCCTACGAAAAGAATTTCGTATGCACTTGAATATGGTACGGCGGAAATCGAGCTACCGGTTGGTGGTGGAAATATCATGATTGTGGACGATGTTTTGGCGACGGGCGGGACATTGCAGGCGGCTATTGATTTAAGCTCACTGGCTGGATATACAGTGCAGGCCGTGGCGGTTTTGGTGAATTTAACCTTCCTGAATCAAATGAAATTTAACGGTAAAGAGGTCTACTCCCTTGTTCAATATTAA
- a CDS encoding biopolymer transporter ExbD, with protein sequence MAHIEESGKGGRAKNIELNLVPVIDLMSVLITFLLISAVWTQISMIQIGSSLYGKKSDTQPSPTPPPNADVVLKVDVKPVGYVLTVGKQVISLPMQGGQFDDAGLIAQLQRVKQIYPEKVDAILTMADELPYDQLIKAMDNCLISGFSAISVATGAPQ encoded by the coding sequence ATGGCTCACATAGAAGAGAGTGGCAAAGGCGGCAGGGCGAAGAATATCGAGTTGAATCTCGTTCCTGTCATCGACTTGATGAGCGTACTTATTACGTTCCTCCTGATCAGTGCCGTTTGGACTCAGATCTCTATGATTCAAATTGGAAGTTCCTTGTACGGTAAGAAATCCGACACTCAGCCAAGTCCGACTCCTCCTCCGAATGCGGATGTGGTGTTGAAGGTGGATGTGAAGCCTGTTGGTTATGTTTTAACTGTTGGGAAACAAGTCATCAGTCTTCCAATGCAAGGCGGACAATTTGACGATGCGGGCCTCATTGCACAACTTCAAAGAGTTAAACAAATCTATCCCGAAAAAGTGGATGCAATCCTGACGATGGCTGATGAATTGCCATACGACCAATTGATCAAGGCGATGGATAATTGCCTGATCTCAGGATTTAGCGCGATTTCAGTCGCAACAGGAGCGCCTCAATAA
- the lptC gene encoding LPS export ABC transporter periplasmic protein LptC, producing the protein MSKFKNLIFAVLLVLLFVEVLIVFPKKLEHDDDAKVQARIELQEKRKKELEEQGKDPKEKQSTAEQKMGGVHLVESQKGQRDWELFSESAEGSQGSGNWKLKKVRVFFYNKEKVEFTATGDEGTIDSNSKDLNIKGNVVTRSENGYVFKTPGISYSAVKRLIESPEDVYMEGPRDKTGAGMVLKGRSMQVLVDQSKMLIKEKVTATKPMNDGKRFEVVADGAEFSGKSNLARFLGSVRMNYDGMRLEGPEASFLYDKGANLLSSISVLGGVKVSDADKFATADVVNLDLLANKYVFKGKPKVIQNNDELSGEEIIFLEGGKKVKVERVRAKMENKEK; encoded by the coding sequence ATGTCTAAGTTCAAGAACCTCATCTTTGCAGTACTTCTAGTTTTATTGTTCGTTGAGGTTCTTATTGTCTTTCCCAAAAAACTTGAACATGACGATGACGCTAAAGTTCAAGCTCGCATAGAACTCCAAGAAAAAAGAAAAAAAGAGCTCGAAGAACAGGGTAAAGACCCTAAAGAGAAACAGTCCACTGCTGAGCAAAAGATGGGCGGTGTTCATTTGGTGGAAAGCCAAAAGGGGCAACGTGACTGGGAATTATTCTCTGAGTCTGCTGAAGGCAGTCAGGGCAGCGGCAACTGGAAACTTAAGAAAGTCCGCGTATTTTTCTATAACAAAGAAAAAGTTGAGTTCACAGCGACAGGTGACGAGGGCACGATCGATTCAAATTCGAAAGACCTCAATATCAAAGGTAATGTCGTGACCCGCTCTGAAAACGGTTATGTCTTCAAGACACCCGGCATTTCCTATTCCGCAGTGAAACGACTGATTGAAAGCCCTGAAGATGTCTACATGGAAGGTCCCCGCGATAAAACGGGGGCGGGAATGGTCCTTAAGGGACGTTCGATGCAAGTTCTCGTGGATCAGTCTAAAATGTTGATTAAAGAAAAAGTGACGGCGACCAAACCAATGAATGACGGCAAGCGTTTTGAAGTGGTTGCTGATGGTGCTGAATTTAGCGGTAAGAGTAATTTGGCAAGATTTTTGGGCTCTGTACGTATGAATTATGATGGCATGCGCCTCGAGGGTCCCGAGGCAAGTTTCCTATATGATAAAGGCGCCAACCTGTTAAGTTCCATCAGTGTTCTGGGTGGTGTGAAAGTCAGTGACGCAGATAAATTTGCGACGGCAGATGTGGTCAACCTGGACCTTCTTGCCAATAAGTATGTTTTCAAAGGGAAACCGAAGGTCATTCAAAACAATGACGAGCTGAGTGGTGAGGAAATCATCTTTCTTGAAGGCGGAAAAAAGGTTAAGGTTGAAAGAGTACGTGCCAAGATGGAGAACAAAGAAAAATGA
- a CDS encoding biopolymer transporter ExbD — translation MAIFRPGERHRYHNILSKKKGKRGVTAVLSLTAMVDMFTVLVIFLLQNYNTTGDILYMPKEVTLPKASSVKELKPAHVVTISNKEIVLDKDTVATFEEIQAAGPDDWNIPKLKEQLTLALAKSKSDYEAKLQNRIKNAVDQTKGQTTDDANAWSKVTIQADKGIDFLTVKKVMFTVTEAGAGEINFAVTKNSNQSTSTQ, via the coding sequence ATGGCAATCTTTAGACCGGGCGAGAGACATCGCTATCATAATATTTTGAGTAAGAAAAAAGGGAAACGTGGCGTGACGGCAGTTCTGTCTTTGACAGCGATGGTCGACATGTTTACGGTTCTGGTTATCTTCCTTCTTCAAAACTACAATACAACAGGGGACATCCTGTATATGCCAAAAGAAGTAACTCTTCCAAAGGCATCCAGTGTTAAAGAGCTGAAGCCAGCCCACGTTGTGACGATTTCCAATAAAGAAATCGTTCTTGATAAAGATACTGTGGCTACTTTTGAGGAAATCCAGGCGGCCGGTCCGGATGATTGGAATATTCCAAAACTGAAAGAGCAGCTGACTTTGGCTTTGGCAAAAAGCAAATCGGATTACGAAGCAAAACTGCAAAACAGAATCAAAAATGCTGTTGATCAAACAAAAGGTCAAACAACTGATGATGCTAATGCGTGGAGCAAAGTAACGATTCAGGCCGATAAAGGTATCGATTTCCTTACCGTGAAGAAGGTTATGTTCACTGTGACGGAAGCAGGTGCCGGCGAAATCAATTTCGCGGTGACCAAAAACTCTAACCAGTCGACTTCTACCCAATAG